The following proteins are co-located in the Sphingopyxis sp. YR583 genome:
- the lpdA gene encoding dihydrolipoyl dehydrogenase, with amino-acid sequence MADYDYDVLVIGSGPGGYVAAIRAAQLGLKTACAEGRETLGGTCLNVGCIPSKAMLHASEYFDAAANGSMAKMGIKVKPELDLPTMHGQRIDAVKGLTGGIEYLFKKNKVDWLKGYAQFTSKDSVEVAGKTYRAKNIIIATGSSVTPLPGVAVDNDKQIIVDSTGALELAKVPGHMVVIGGGVIGLELGSVWRRLGAKVTVVEFLDQILPGMDGDVRKEANKILKKQGMEFKLKTKVTKAEVKGKKAVLTLEPAAGGEAETLEADVVLVSIGRRPNTDGLGLDKAGLAVNQRGQIETDHDFSTQVPGIWAIGDVIPGPMLAHKAEDEGIACAENIAGLTGIVNHDVIPSVVYTWPEIAGVGLTEEQAKEKGEVKVGKFPMLGNSRAKTNHEPDGFVKVIADAKSDRVLGVWCIASVAGTMIAQAAQAMEFGATSEDIAYTCHAHPTHSEAIKEAAMAVTGKPIHI; translated from the coding sequence ATGGCTGATTACGACTACGACGTCCTTGTCATCGGTTCGGGCCCCGGCGGCTATGTCGCGGCGATCCGCGCGGCGCAGCTCGGCCTCAAGACCGCGTGCGCCGAAGGGCGCGAGACGCTCGGCGGCACCTGTCTCAACGTCGGCTGTATCCCGTCGAAGGCGATGCTCCACGCTTCGGAATATTTCGACGCAGCCGCCAATGGTTCGATGGCGAAGATGGGCATCAAGGTGAAGCCTGAACTCGATCTGCCGACGATGCACGGCCAGCGCATCGACGCGGTGAAGGGCCTGACCGGCGGCATCGAATATCTGTTCAAGAAGAACAAGGTCGACTGGCTCAAGGGCTATGCGCAGTTCACCTCGAAGGACAGCGTCGAGGTTGCCGGAAAGACCTATCGCGCCAAGAATATCATCATCGCCACCGGATCGTCGGTGACTCCGCTTCCGGGCGTCGCGGTCGATAACGACAAGCAGATCATCGTCGATTCGACCGGCGCGCTCGAACTCGCGAAGGTGCCGGGCCATATGGTCGTCATCGGCGGCGGCGTGATCGGGCTCGAACTCGGCAGCGTGTGGCGCCGCCTCGGCGCAAAGGTCACCGTCGTCGAGTTCCTCGATCAGATCCTGCCGGGCATGGACGGCGACGTTCGTAAGGAAGCGAACAAGATCCTCAAGAAGCAGGGCATGGAATTCAAGCTCAAGACCAAGGTTACCAAGGCCGAGGTCAAGGGCAAGAAGGCCGTGCTGACGCTCGAGCCCGCCGCCGGCGGCGAGGCCGAAACGCTCGAAGCCGATGTCGTGCTCGTCTCGATCGGGCGCCGTCCGAACACCGACGGCCTCGGGCTCGACAAGGCGGGCCTCGCGGTCAACCAGCGCGGCCAGATCGAAACCGACCATGATTTCTCGACGCAGGTTCCCGGCATCTGGGCGATCGGCGACGTCATTCCCGGTCCGATGCTCGCGCACAAGGCCGAGGACGAAGGCATCGCCTGCGCAGAGAATATCGCGGGTCTCACCGGTATCGTGAACCACGACGTCATCCCGTCGGTCGTCTACACTTGGCCCGAAATCGCCGGCGTCGGCCTGACCGAAGAGCAGGCGAAGGAAAAGGGCGAGGTCAAGGTCGGCAAATTCCCGATGCTCGGGAACAGCCGCGCCAAGACCAACCACGAGCCCGATGGTTTTGTGAAAGTGATCGCCGATGCCAAGAGCGACCGCGTCCTCGGCGTCTGGTGCATCGCCAGCGTTGCGGGCACGATGATTGCGCAGGCAGCGCAGGCGATGGAATTCGGCGCGACGTCCGAAGATATCGCTTACACCTGCCACGCACATCCGACGCACAGCGAAGCGATCAAGGAAGCCGCGATGGCGGTGACGGGCAAGCCGATCCACATCTGA